In the Haloarcula salinisoli genome, TGCGACGCCGTCGACAGGAGGCCGGCATCGACTTAGAAGAGGAGTACGAGGACGACGACTTCGGTGACGACGGGCCGCCGCCGGGGATGCGCTGACGCTCGGTCGGTTTCGGCTTCGCTGGTCGGCGATGAATTATGTCACTCGAAATACTAGTTCCGGTATGCCTACTGAAACCTACGGCCAGTGGATGGGCACGCCGATGGACAGCCGCGACATCGACCGGCTCCTGACCGACACCGGCTGGGGCGTCCTCTCGCTGGCCGAGGACGACGAACCGTACAGCATCCCCGTTTCCTTCGGTTACGACGGCGAGGACGTCTTCCTCGCGCTCATCAGGGACAGCCCCGAGAACACCAAGTTCGAGTTCGTCGACGACGGCCAGCGGGCGCGCCTGCTCGTGACCGACATCGGCGGGCGATTCGACTGGCAGTCCATCGCCGTCACCGGGACCTCGCGGGCGCTCTCGCGGGACAGCGGCGAGTGGGACAACGCCGTCGAGACGCTCGACGACAACGCCTGGTTCTCGACGGACTTCGAGCGCGCCGAGGGTATCGAGGAGATAACCGTCTGGCGGCTGGAGACCGACGAGATTCGCGGCCTGGAAGTGAAAGAAGACGAGAACTGAGTGGTCGCCGCTGGCCCGAGAGAGTCGGTGATAGTGTATTGTTCCCCGCCCTGCCGCCAATGTTTAAATCCGATGGGGAATCCAAGGTCGGCATGCAACCGGTTATCTCGTCACCTGCAAGCGCCCCCGGACAGCGACCACGTACAGGGGGGCGGTGACAGTGGCACCGCTCCCGGTCGAGGTCCTGCTGGGCATCTCTCACGGACTCCTGATGAGCCTCGTGCCGGTGGTCGGCGTCGGGGCCATCGCGTTCGCATACCAGTACGTCGAGGGCACGGAACTCGACCCACCCGTGGTCGTCGCGTGTGCCCTCCCACTGGGCTTTGCCGGCGGTATCGGTACGGGACTCATCAGCCTGCCGGCCGTCACGGCGGGGCCAGTGACCGTGCTCCCACGACTGCTGACCGCCGCGCTCGTCATCGGGCTTGTCTCGATGTACGCCAACAGTCAGGCGTCGAAGCTGGCCCAGCGCCTGCCACGCGACCGCTCCCAGCCGACGAGTCGGGAGCGACCGCTGGCGCCGGCGGCTCTGGAGGCCGTCGACGGCAAGGGTCACGTGACCATCTCTGTCGTCGGCGACGTTCGCGACGTCGACGGCTACTCCCCGCTGCAGGCGGACCTGCGCGCGGAGCTGGCAGACCAGAGCTGGCAGTTGCCGGCAGACATCCCCATCGTCGAGATGGAGGCCCGGCTGGAGGACCGACTCAAGAGCACCTACGACCTCCCGACGGTCGACGTGTCGGTCGACGCCCGGGGGACCGCGACCATCGCCGCGGCACCACCATCACGGAACCTCGCTGGGAACATCCCGGACGGGTGGCGAGCGGTGTCGGTCGAGACGCTGCTGCCGACCGGACTGTCGGTCGGTGACGAGGTGACCGTCACGGCCGGCGAGGAGACCGTCGACGGGGTCGTACTGGGTACGACCGACGACGTCGCCGGCGACCAGTGGGACGGTGCCACGGCGCAGACGCCGTCGACTGGCGGTCGGGGACTGGCGACCGTGGCGGTCCCGACTATCGACGCGAGCACCCTACTGGAGTCCGATGAACTGACACTCTCGGTGAACCCGGCCGGTGCCCGCGACGAGTTCCGCGCGTTCTCGCTGCTGGTGCGGGCGGGCCACTCCATCCGGAAGGTGCTGCTGG is a window encoding:
- a CDS encoding pyridoxamine 5'-phosphate oxidase family protein: MPTETYGQWMGTPMDSRDIDRLLTDTGWGVLSLAEDDEPYSIPVSFGYDGEDVFLALIRDSPENTKFEFVDDGQRARLLVTDIGGRFDWQSIAVTGTSRALSRDSGEWDNAVETLDDNAWFSTDFERAEGIEEITVWRLETDEIRGLEVKEDEN